Proteins encoded together in one Haloarcula rubripromontorii window:
- a CDS encoding IS1595 family transposase: MFPFELLSSEESAANLLEQVRWREGLCCPRCRSESVXKHGSYREYQRYLCKDCDRTFNDKTGTIFAHAKIGLDKLLFAFYSFLRFNTSIRQLDAEIDVSYRSLRRRVEQFARTLDAPAINLVGPVEIDEFYVSAGKKGRERDQESRSRALSKRGRGTYEGDKPPVFTLVDRGSGQRYVVPAKSTDEATVRLLLDNHEKESLTVYTDGFRAYDPLDDDESFHRESVIHGDGEYVDEDAHVNTCESHASLARRWLSPHRGVSKDKLTAYLRPFQLRRRVLRKPGREALKQIIREVL; encoded by the coding sequence ATGTTCCCATTTGAATTGCTGAGTTCAGAGGAGAGCGCCGCGAACCTGCTGGAGCAGGTTCGCTGGCGCGAGGGCCTCTGTTGCCCGCGCTGCCGGTCTGAATCGGTGAYCAAACACGGCAGCTATCGAGAGTATCAACGGTATCTCTGTAAGGATTGCGACCGCACGTTCAACGACAAGACCGGCACGATCTTCGCGCACGCGAAGATCGGCCTTGACAAGCTGTTATTCGCGTTCTACTCGTTCCTCCGGTTCAATACGAGTATCCGCCAGCTAGACGCTGAAATTGACGTTTCGTATCGCTCGCTTCGCCGGCGCGTCGAGCAGTTCGCCAGAACGCTCGACGCGCCAGCCATCAACCTCGTTGGCCCGGTCGAGATTGACGAGTTCTACGTCTCTGCTGGGAAGAAAGGCCGCGAGCGCGACCAAGAGTCGCGCTCGCGTGCTCTCTCGAAACGCGGACGAGGAACGTATGAGGGAGACAAACCGCCAGTGTTCACGCTCGTTGATCGCGGCAGCGGTCAGCGATACGTCGTCCCAGCGAAATCCACCGATGAAGCGACCGTGCGACTCCTTCTCGACAACCACGAGAAGGAGTCGCTGACCGTCTACACGGACGGATTTCGGGCCTACGATCCACTCGACGATGACGAGAGCTTCCACCGAGAATCAGTAATTCACGGTGACGGCGAGTACGTTGATGAAGACGCACACGTGAACACGTGCGAGAGCCACGCGTCGCTGGCGCGACGGTGGCTCTCGCCGCACCGAGGTGTCTCAAAAGACAAACTGACAGCGTATCTCAGACCGTTCCAACTTCGGCGACGAGTCCTCCGCAAACCGGGACGAGAAGCACTGAAACAGATTATCCGAGAAGTTCTCTGA
- a CDS encoding universal stress protein: MFDNILVPTDGSDCAQAAVGYAADLARRYDARVHALCVVDSRTLENAPQYDQTKKEREEVAERTCDDISVSDVPVEQAVRTDIPHKAILRYTTEQDIDLVVMGTHGRTGVERYLLGSVTEKVVRLSDVPVLTVKAEDDGKVTYPYTDILVPTDGSEGSEAAIDPAVDVASTYDARLHALSVIDTMAMGIDVRSGAILDALEESAQSAVETIEKQATQASVSAVETEIEHGSPYRGIRSYVEEHDIDLVVMGTHGRSGIERYLLGSVAEKTVRTSPVPVMTVRQSE, encoded by the coding sequence ATGTTCGATAACATCCTCGTCCCGACTGACGGAAGCGACTGTGCACAGGCAGCTGTCGGGTACGCCGCAGATCTGGCGAGACGCTATGACGCGAGAGTACACGCGCTCTGTGTGGTCGATTCCAGAACGCTCGAAAATGCCCCGCAGTACGACCAAACCAAGAAAGAACGTGAGGAGGTCGCTGAAAGGACCTGCGATGACATTTCTGTGAGTGACGTACCCGTTGAACAAGCTGTCCGTACTGACATCCCACACAAGGCGATTCTCAGGTACACGACCGAACAGGACATCGATCTCGTCGTGATGGGGACACACGGTCGGACCGGCGTCGAACGGTATCTACTCGGGAGTGTCACCGAGAAGGTTGTCCGGCTCTCGGATGTGCCAGTATTAACGGTCAAGGCGGAAGACGACGGCAAGGTTACGTACCCCTACACCGACATCTTGGTGCCGACCGACGGAAGTGAGGGATCTGAGGCCGCTATTGACCCAGCTGTCGATGTTGCAAGCACCTACGATGCTCGCCTCCATGCCCTCTCGGTCATCGATACGATGGCAATGGGCATTGATGTCCGTTCAGGTGCAATCCTCGACGCACTCGAAGAATCGGCCCAATCCGCGGTAGAAACCATCGAAAAGCAAGCGACCCAAGCGTCCGTGTCTGCAGTCGAAACCGAGATCGAACACGGGAGTCCCTACCGAGGGATTCGTTCCTACGTTGAGGAGCACGATATCGATCTCGTCGTAATGGGAACCCACGGACGCAGCGGTATCGAGCGATACCTTCTCGGAAGCGTGGCTGAAAAGACAGTGCGCACGTCACCAGTTCCTGTCATGACCGTTCGCCAGTCAGAGTGA
- a CDS encoding cation-translocating P-type ATPase yields MAVSASTDTESWYSRGLSQIYDSLDADSDGLSTEEAESRRSEHGPNRLPKAKPVTVWQIFLRQFKNPLIYILAIAAIVSFAIGEETDAGFIALVLLINALVGGIQEWRAERSSQALQQLVRTRATVIRDGETRDIDGEDVVPGDVVLLESGYRVPADIRLVSTHGLEIDESALTGESAPVLKDEEWAGDDRASLGDRRNMAYAGTVVNRGRGRGIVVETGADTVVGRLAEDVTAVEGGQPPLVTRMERFTRIVGLVVLVAAALTALLGIFVQQYDAVEMFLFAVALAVSAIPEGLPVGITVALGVASRRMAKVGVIVRRLVAVEGLGSCTMIASDKTGTLTANELTVKQVQLPDGSTFEVTGEGYAPEGNILQDGHPPKPDLADELSRLARASVLCNEGHLSRRNDEWTWRGDPTDIALLALGRKLGWSRQSALDAHPQIDEIPFEPEQRYAATFHRTDDETRVFVKGAPERVLEMCADASEGEFSQPALQQQANEMAHNGYRVLVVAEGTVETDGDLGQPPSEPTDLTFLGFLGLIDPLRTGVEEAIASAQQAGITVTMITGDHPETALAIARNLGLAESSDEVTTGAELMDASQEKLEEILEKTLVFARVSPDQKLKIVEAARGMGHYVAVTGDGVNDAPALRQANIGIAMGKMGTDVARDAAELVISDDNFATIVAGIEQGRVAFDNIRKVIFLLISTGAGEVALVLLSLAAGLPLPLVPVQILWLNLVTNGIQDVALAFEPKEGDVLNRPPRSPDERIFNQIMIERTLVAALVIGVIGFGTFVWLLDQGLSEAAVRNHLLLLVVLFQMVNIGNARSETTSLFQLSPFRSPILLTGTITAFLVHLGAMYFPPAQAVLGTAPVALEQWLVLGGIALTIAVAIELHKLSWKARYPPRSETEGQSPSKTHDKEV; encoded by the coding sequence ATGGCTGTCTCCGCTTCGACGGACACCGAATCCTGGTATTCGCGGGGGTTAAGCCAGATTTACGACTCTCTTGACGCCGATTCAGATGGTCTCTCGACCGAGGAAGCTGAAAGCCGACGCTCTGAACACGGCCCAAATCGCCTCCCAAAGGCAAAGCCGGTCACCGTGTGGCAGATCTTCCTCCGTCAGTTCAAGAACCCGCTCATCTACATTCTCGCTATCGCGGCAATCGTCTCGTTCGCCATTGGCGAAGAGACTGACGCTGGATTCATCGCCCTGGTGCTGTTGATCAACGCTCTTGTCGGGGGCATCCAAGAGTGGCGTGCGGAACGCAGCAGTCAGGCACTTCAGCAACTCGTCCGTACCCGCGCGACGGTCATCCGCGATGGGGAGACACGCGACATCGATGGGGAAGACGTGGTTCCGGGCGACGTCGTCCTCCTTGAATCGGGCTATCGCGTTCCTGCAGACATTCGTCTGGTCTCCACGCATGGTCTGGAAATCGACGAGTCGGCACTCACTGGTGAATCAGCACCCGTTCTGAAAGACGAGGAGTGGGCAGGCGACGACCGTGCTTCACTCGGGGATCGGCGCAATATGGCCTACGCTGGCACTGTGGTTAATCGGGGACGGGGACGTGGTATCGTCGTCGAAACGGGTGCGGACACGGTCGTCGGCCGACTGGCAGAGGACGTTACGGCCGTCGAGGGTGGGCAACCGCCACTCGTGACGCGCATGGAGCGGTTCACCCGTATTGTCGGTCTTGTCGTCCTCGTCGCCGCGGCGCTCACAGCGCTTCTCGGGATTTTCGTCCAGCAGTACGATGCCGTGGAGATGTTCCTGTTCGCCGTGGCACTGGCCGTGTCGGCGATTCCTGAAGGGCTTCCTGTTGGGATTACGGTCGCGTTGGGCGTCGCTAGCCGACGAATGGCGAAAGTCGGTGTCATCGTTCGTCGCCTAGTGGCTGTCGAGGGGCTTGGCAGCTGTACGATGATCGCGTCGGACAAGACGGGGACGCTGACGGCGAACGAACTGACCGTCAAACAGGTGCAACTTCCCGATGGAAGCACGTTTGAGGTGACCGGCGAAGGGTATGCTCCAGAAGGGAACATCCTCCAAGACGGTCATCCTCCGAAGCCAGACCTCGCCGATGAGTTGTCTCGTCTCGCCCGAGCGTCTGTGCTCTGCAACGAGGGCCACCTGTCTCGACGGAACGACGAGTGGACGTGGCGCGGTGACCCGACTGACATTGCCCTCCTCGCCCTCGGTCGCAAGCTCGGGTGGTCTCGCCAGTCGGCGCTCGATGCGCATCCACAGATCGACGAGATTCCCTTCGAGCCCGAACAGCGCTATGCGGCGACGTTCCACCGGACAGACGACGAGACGCGGGTATTCGTCAAGGGCGCGCCCGAGCGTGTTCTGGAAATGTGTGCGGATGCAAGCGAGGGCGAATTTTCACAGCCAGCCCTCCAGCAACAGGCAAACGAGATGGCCCACAACGGGTACCGCGTGCTCGTTGTTGCGGAAGGAACAGTGGAGACCGACGGGGACCTGGGACAGCCGCCTTCCGAACCAACCGACCTGACGTTTCTGGGCTTTCTCGGGCTGATCGATCCACTTCGAACCGGTGTCGAGGAGGCGATTGCGTCGGCGCAGCAGGCAGGTATCACAGTCACGATGATTACCGGAGACCATCCGGAGACGGCACTCGCCATCGCCCGTAATCTCGGACTTGCCGAGTCGTCAGACGAGGTTACCACTGGTGCCGAACTCATGGACGCCTCGCAAGAGAAACTCGAAGAAATCCTCGAAAAGACCCTGGTGTTCGCACGCGTCTCGCCGGACCAGAAACTCAAGATCGTCGAAGCTGCCCGAGGGATGGGACACTACGTAGCCGTCACGGGTGACGGGGTCAACGACGCACCGGCGCTTCGACAGGCAAACATTGGGATCGCTATGGGGAAGATGGGAACCGATGTTGCCCGGGATGCGGCCGAACTCGTCATCAGCGACGACAACTTTGCGACGATAGTCGCCGGTATCGAACAGGGCCGTGTCGCGTTCGACAACATCCGCAAGGTGATTTTCTTGCTTATCTCCACCGGCGCTGGCGAAGTCGCCCTCGTCCTGTTGAGCCTGGCGGCCGGACTGCCACTCCCGCTGGTGCCCGTCCAGATCCTCTGGCTGAACCTCGTCACGAACGGGATTCAGGACGTCGCCCTCGCCTTCGAACCCAAGGAGGGAGACGTATTGAATCGTCCACCACGCTCGCCGGACGAACGAATCTTCAATCAGATTATGATCGAACGAACGCTCGTCGCCGCGCTGGTGATCGGCGTGATCGGGTTCGGGACGTTCGTCTGGTTGCTGGACCAGGGGCTCTCGGAGGCTGCCGTCCGCAACCACCTGCTCCTCCTGGTAGTCCTGTTCCAGATGGTTAACATCGGTAATGCCCGATCCGAGACGACGTCGCTGTTCCAACTCTCACCGTTCCGGAGCCCGATATTGCTCACCGGGACGATTACAGCGTTCCTGGTCCACCTCGGGGCGATGTACTTCCCGCCCGCTCAGGCGGTCCTCGGAACCGCACCTGTCGCGCTGGAACAGTGGCTCGTTCTCGGCGGGATTGCCCTGACCATCGCTGTCGCTATCGAACTCCACAAACTGAGCTGGAAAGCGCGGTACCCCCCACGCTCTGAGACAGAGGGACAATCACCCTCGAAAACTCACGACAAAGAAGTGTAG
- a CDS encoding universal stress protein: MYDDILVPTDGSYGANAALEHGIEIASQWDATLHALYVVDTRLARSGPLLETLRDEGRQAVRDVEVAGTQAGLTVVTEIAEGNPHEEILSYVSEHGIDMVIMGTHGRTGLDRVVMGSVAERVVRRSPVPVLTVRGEE, encoded by the coding sequence ATGTACGACGACATCTTGGTTCCGACAGACGGAAGTTATGGAGCGAACGCCGCGCTCGAGCACGGCATAGAAATCGCGTCACAGTGGGATGCGACTCTTCACGCCCTGTACGTCGTCGATACCCGATTAGCCCGTTCTGGACCGTTACTCGAAACACTCCGAGACGAAGGTCGCCAAGCAGTACGAGATGTCGAGGTGGCCGGAACGCAGGCTGGTCTGACGGTCGTGACAGAGATCGCAGAGGGGAATCCGCACGAAGAGATTCTGTCATACGTCTCCGAGCACGGCATCGACATGGTCATCATGGGGACCCACGGTCGAACCGGTCTCGACCGGGTCGTTATGGGAAGCGTCGCCGAACGAGTGGTTCGACGGTCGCCTGTTCCCGTACTAACTGTTCGGGGCGAGGAGTAG
- a CDS encoding cation:proton antiporter domain-containing protein, which yields MVAELALTTDLAIILVAAAFVAIFAHQTGQPTLVGYLLTGLLLGPAVLGIVESGEITTTMAELGLAFLLFLLGIKMRIEEIRPIFHPIIKISLPQMALVFLAGLGTAMVLGFPVWEALLIGAVVMYSSTAVVIKMLTDKDAVTSLPGKIDVGVLLVQDVVVVVLLTLLASGRPESAADLGITLLTIFGLVASIGVITVAATRHLLPELFRRIADDKDAFFLVAVAWAFLFILVFDELELSIEMGAFLAGVSLAQLPYSTELRDRISPLTNLFILIFFVSIGLQLEAGDLFVYWWEAVVAAFVLIPAKFLIFFTLLDWQGFSLETTFLGSVNMIQVSEFALVAGAVAVAEGFVGEPILGFLSLLAVLTMSISVYVIKYNQQLYERLYPFLSRWETAGKEGVIEQKRYRDHAVVIGYDELTRGVLPRLEEFYDDVVVIDRKVAHIEELEDAGYDVVYGDFRHAEIRNESGLKRADFVLSSSAEPDVNKALLADVSERTTVFVEAEWPQDARELYDHGAHYVVLSPQLTAERLAEYLDAYFEDREVFSVAAETDIVNSRRSGTVSGPGGDSDGGFGE from the coding sequence ATGGTTGCTGAACTAGCACTAACGACGGATCTTGCGATTATCCTCGTGGCGGCAGCCTTCGTCGCAATTTTCGCACATCAGACCGGCCAGCCCACTCTCGTCGGCTATCTCCTCACCGGACTGTTGCTCGGCCCCGCCGTTCTCGGCATCGTCGAATCCGGTGAGATCACCACAACGATGGCCGAACTGGGGCTGGCGTTCCTGTTGTTTCTGTTAGGGATCAAGATGCGAATCGAGGAGATACGGCCCATCTTTCACCCCATCATCAAGATATCGCTCCCGCAGATGGCCCTCGTCTTTCTCGCCGGACTGGGCACCGCGATGGTACTCGGGTTTCCCGTCTGGGAAGCCCTGCTGATTGGGGCGGTCGTAATGTACAGCTCGACCGCGGTCGTCATCAAGATGTTGACCGACAAGGACGCGGTCACATCCCTCCCGGGGAAGATAGACGTCGGCGTCCTTCTCGTTCAGGATGTTGTCGTCGTGGTTCTACTCACACTATTGGCTTCAGGTCGCCCCGAGAGCGCAGCTGATCTCGGCATCACACTCCTCACGATCTTCGGTCTGGTAGCCAGTATCGGGGTGATAACTGTCGCGGCTACGCGACATCTGTTGCCCGAACTGTTCCGGCGTATCGCGGACGATAAAGACGCGTTCTTTCTGGTCGCAGTTGCGTGGGCATTCCTGTTCATTCTCGTTTTTGACGAGCTCGAGCTCTCCATCGAAATGGGTGCATTTCTAGCCGGTGTGTCACTCGCGCAACTCCCGTATAGTACGGAACTCCGCGACCGCATCTCTCCACTAACGAATCTGTTCATACTGATATTCTTCGTCTCGATCGGGTTGCAGCTGGAGGCAGGAGACCTATTCGTGTACTGGTGGGAGGCCGTTGTCGCCGCCTTCGTCCTGATTCCGGCCAAGTTTCTCATCTTCTTCACACTCCTCGACTGGCAGGGATTCAGCCTCGAGACGACGTTTCTCGGCAGCGTGAACATGATTCAAGTCAGCGAGTTCGCGCTCGTTGCCGGAGCCGTTGCAGTCGCCGAAGGATTCGTCGGGGAACCCATCCTCGGCTTTCTCAGCCTGCTGGCCGTGCTTACGATGAGCATCTCCGTATATGTCATCAAGTACAACCAGCAACTGTACGAGCGGCTGTACCCGTTCTTGAGTCGCTGGGAGACGGCTGGCAAAGAAGGCGTGATCGAACAGAAGCGCTATCGAGACCACGCGGTCGTGATCGGGTACGACGAGTTGACACGGGGTGTCCTCCCTCGGCTTGAAGAGTTCTACGACGACGTCGTCGTCATCGACCGAAAAGTCGCACACATCGAGGAGCTCGAAGACGCCGGGTACGACGTCGTCTATGGCGACTTTCGCCACGCCGAGATTCGGAACGAGAGCGGGCTGAAACGGGCCGATTTCGTTCTCTCGTCGTCAGCCGAACCCGATGTGAACAAGGCGCTACTCGCAGATGTCAGCGAGAGAACGACGGTTTTCGTCGAAGCCGAGTGGCCCCAGGATGCTCGTGAGCTCTACGATCACGGTGCCCATTACGTCGTGTTGAGCCCGCAACTCACCGCCGAACGGCTCGCAGAGTACCTTGACGCGTACTTCGAGGACCGTGAGGTGTTCAGTGTGGCTGCAGAGACCGATATCGTGAACTCACGACGTTCTGGCACGGTTTCCGGGCCGGGCGGGGATTCGGACGGTGGTTTCGGTGAGTGA
- a CDS encoding cation:proton antiporter domain-containing protein, producing MSELLTALSVVFVIGGAFLFVAHRFKLPIVPFFIFAGIVAGPFVEEELTLELARYGIVLLVFTFSVQIQFESVRTVLSDSEVIALGQTVVLGGIGVIVSVLIGLPADQALYIGIAAALSSTIVGTGLLRTGRYRNLVYGRLAESIHYVQDLIAILLILVLSAETFAADPVATQLGYGVVLIGAAVIVNRQLFDLLGRVSGGSDELMLVSVIALLIAFLGAAELAGVSLAVGAFVAGLAVRRDPTEHLGMLNGLQSIRDFFTAIFFVTLGTLVTVPTVEVIIIAGLLTILTVLVKPAVTISLLLYKGYEARSATLTSLNLVQVSEFALIIAIEGLVVGMLAQPVFAAIILAATVTMLTSSLTSRYDERIYRTLSDRGLLRKQYEKVDERSAVPDDIAHHVIIVGYGRQGRRLVETCEASDRPYVVVENDPVLLQDLESECEAYVFGDAMEQYTWTKANVERAELVVSTVDSNSVSNWILALAEDGDVDIVLRARTVSTARDLIERGALYVSVPEVLAAEQLVEHVEAVAAGEISGSEIRADSLAELEQRAESEYYTTADEIKAMR from the coding sequence GTGAGTGAACTCCTCACTGCGCTCTCGGTGGTCTTTGTCATCGGCGGAGCGTTCCTCTTCGTGGCACATCGGTTCAAGCTACCGATTGTTCCCTTCTTCATCTTTGCAGGAATCGTCGCAGGTCCATTCGTCGAGGAAGAACTCACGCTCGAACTCGCTCGCTATGGTATCGTCTTGCTCGTATTCACGTTCAGCGTGCAGATCCAGTTCGAGTCGGTCAGAACGGTGCTCAGTGACAGCGAGGTCATCGCTCTCGGACAGACCGTGGTACTCGGTGGGATTGGAGTCATTGTTAGCGTGTTGATCGGTCTTCCGGCCGACCAGGCACTCTATATCGGTATCGCTGCTGCACTCTCCTCGACCATCGTCGGGACGGGGCTCCTCCGGACGGGGCGGTACAGAAATCTCGTCTACGGACGATTAGCCGAGTCGATCCACTACGTCCAGGATCTCATTGCGATCCTCCTCATCCTCGTCTTGAGTGCCGAGACGTTTGCCGCCGACCCCGTTGCAACGCAACTGGGGTATGGTGTCGTTCTAATCGGGGCCGCCGTCATCGTCAACAGACAGCTCTTCGATCTTCTCGGCCGAGTGTCGGGAGGATCCGACGAACTTATGCTCGTTAGTGTCATCGCTCTTCTCATCGCGTTCCTCGGCGCGGCTGAATTAGCCGGCGTCTCTCTCGCCGTCGGGGCGTTCGTCGCCGGCCTTGCAGTTCGCCGGGATCCGACCGAACATCTCGGGATGCTCAACGGTCTCCAATCGATTCGGGACTTCTTCACAGCCATCTTTTTCGTCACCCTCGGGACACTCGTGACCGTTCCAACCGTCGAGGTGATTATCATTGCGGGGCTCCTCACGATCCTGACAGTACTTGTCAAACCAGCAGTCACTATCTCCCTTTTACTGTACAAAGGCTACGAGGCGCGGTCAGCGACGCTCACGAGCCTCAATCTCGTGCAAGTGAGCGAGTTCGCTCTCATCATCGCCATCGAGGGACTGGTTGTCGGGATGCTAGCGCAACCAGTGTTCGCTGCCATCATTCTCGCGGCGACGGTGACAATGCTCACTTCTAGTCTCACCAGTCGCTATGACGAACGAATCTACCGGACACTCTCTGACCGTGGGCTTCTAAGAAAACAGTACGAGAAGGTTGACGAACGGAGCGCCGTGCCCGACGATATTGCCCACCACGTCATTATTGTCGGCTACGGTAGACAGGGGCGACGCCTCGTCGAAACGTGTGAAGCAAGCGATAGACCGTACGTCGTCGTCGAGAACGACCCTGTTCTGTTGCAGGACCTAGAATCGGAGTGTGAGGCGTATGTCTTCGGTGACGCGATGGAACAGTATACTTGGACGAAGGCGAATGTTGAACGCGCAGAACTCGTCGTTTCGACTGTGGACTCGAACAGTGTCTCCAATTGGATACTGGCGCTTGCAGAGGACGGAGACGTTGACATCGTCCTTCGTGCTCGAACGGTCTCGACAGCCCGTGACCTAATAGAACGGGGGGCGCTCTACGTGAGTGTCCCAGAGGTTCTGGCTGCTGAGCAGCTCGTCGAACACGTAGAGGCGGTGGCGGCAGGCGAGATCTCGGGGTCTGAAATACGAGCGGACTCTCTGGCGGAACTCGAACAACGGGCAGAGTCTGAGTATTACACCACGGCGGACGAGATCAAGGCAATGCGATGA
- a CDS encoding helix-turn-helix transcriptional regulator: MNSTLDDIRFLADSTNRVDALVALREGPCDRDDLQATTGASAATVGRILGDFEERGWVGRDGHEYELTKPGAFVAEHFTNFFDRMNTERRLRNVWGWLPSEVNGFTLEMIAGAVVTVVEPGDPYGPANRCAQLYRETECLLGFDAALTAPHHFEVLYHQIVEGMDTEIVFPPAVSANIASTYPEKAAEVFGSDSFTLWLHDSLPLFRILIYDDRIGIGGYDPDSGVLQVYVDTDAPEAREWAISTFESYRQEARRVTPDRVSSEASG, translated from the coding sequence ATGAACTCTACCCTTGACGACATCAGGTTTCTCGCGGATTCGACGAACCGTGTCGACGCGCTCGTCGCATTACGCGAGGGGCCGTGTGACCGGGACGACCTGCAGGCGACGACCGGGGCGTCCGCGGCTACCGTCGGGCGTATCCTCGGTGACTTCGAGGAGCGGGGCTGGGTCGGTCGCGACGGTCACGAGTACGAACTGACGAAACCCGGTGCCTTCGTCGCGGAACACTTCACGAACTTCTTCGACCGGATGAACACGGAGCGACGCCTCCGCAACGTCTGGGGGTGGCTCCCGAGCGAGGTGAACGGCTTCACGCTGGAGATGATCGCCGGGGCGGTCGTAACGGTCGTTGAGCCCGGCGATCCGTACGGACCGGCAAACCGCTGTGCGCAACTGTACCGGGAGACCGAGTGCCTCCTCGGGTTCGACGCCGCTCTGACGGCACCACACCACTTCGAGGTCCTGTACCACCAGATCGTCGAAGGGATGGACACGGAGATCGTCTTTCCGCCCGCAGTCTCGGCAAACATCGCATCGACGTACCCGGAGAAGGCCGCTGAAGTGTTCGGAAGCGACTCGTTTACGCTCTGGTTGCACGACTCTCTGCCGCTCTTCAGGATCCTCATCTACGACGACCGCATCGGGATCGGCGGGTACGATCCCGACAGCGGGGTGTTGCAGGTGTACGTTGACACCGACGCACCCGAAGCACGTGAGTGGGCGATATCGACGTTCGAGTCGTATCGCCAGGAGGCCCGGCGTGTCACTCCGGACCGAGTCTCCTCGGAAGCCAGCGGATAG
- a CDS encoding OsmC family protein translates to MTQESNRPPDHDPVDVEDRQMPLYGRYGDAPREATITDRAKTTSGTETDPFHGVIEPGSRDYGIAWEFGIHSAVGGFHDAPNPGDILCAALAACLDSTIRIVAGRLDVTLEHLAVEVTADVDVRGTLVVEQDVPVGFQEMQCHVDIRTANGTDPELVKQLIDAAEYSCVNLQTLRSGVPVETNVDVDQG, encoded by the coding sequence ATGACACAGGAAAGCAACCGGCCCCCGGATCACGACCCGGTCGACGTGGAAGACCGCCAGATGCCGCTATACGGCCGCTACGGGGACGCACCCAGGGAAGCGACGATCACTGACCGGGCGAAGACGACCAGCGGGACCGAGACGGACCCGTTCCACGGCGTCATCGAACCGGGGAGCCGGGATTACGGGATCGCCTGGGAATTCGGTATCCACAGCGCCGTCGGGGGGTTCCACGACGCCCCGAATCCTGGTGACATCCTCTGTGCGGCCCTCGCTGCATGCCTCGATTCGACCATTCGCATCGTCGCCGGACGGCTCGACGTCACGCTCGAGCACCTCGCAGTAGAGGTCACCGCGGACGTGGACGTCCGTGGAACACTGGTCGTCGAGCAGGACGTCCCGGTCGGCTTTCAGGAGATGCAGTGCCACGTCGACATCCGGACGGCGAACGGCACGGACCCCGAACTCGTCAAGCAGCTCATCGACGCTGCGGAATACAGTTGTGTGAACCTCCAGACGCTACGCTCCGGCGTCCCGGTGGAGACGAACGTGGACGTGGACCAAGGGTAA
- a CDS encoding PaaI family thioesterase, which yields MDESERTIDVEFTSDEYDRLVEVADDPAAIVRSATMARVNLAEAIAYTEAGEFAGPEGFAKLANQDMPSWPYGALAGLETVAIDEGESRWAMHIGPEHANPMGTVHGGVLCDLGDAAMGTAYMSTVEPDESFTTVDLAANFLRPVRTGRIEAVGRVVHRGRTIGLVECDITNEEGELVSRLSSTCLTLRE from the coding sequence ATGGACGAGTCCGAGAGGACCATCGATGTCGAGTTCACGTCTGACGAGTACGACCGATTGGTCGAGGTAGCGGACGATCCCGCTGCCATCGTCCGGAGCGCGACGATGGCACGGGTGAACCTCGCCGAGGCTATCGCGTACACCGAGGCGGGGGAGTTCGCCGGACCGGAGGGCTTCGCGAAGCTCGCCAATCAAGACATGCCGTCGTGGCCCTACGGGGCGCTGGCCGGCCTCGAAACCGTCGCGATCGACGAAGGCGAGTCCCGCTGGGCGATGCACATCGGACCGGAACACGCCAACCCGATGGGCACGGTTCACGGCGGTGTGCTCTGTGACTTGGGCGACGCGGCGATGGGGACTGCCTACATGAGCACGGTCGAGCCGGACGAGTCGTTCACGACCGTTGATCTCGCGGCGAATTTCCTTCGGCCGGTCCGGACCGGGCGGATCGAGGCCGTCGGGCGCGTCGTCCACCGGGGACGGACTATCGGCCTCGTCGAGTGTGACATCACCAACGAGGAGGGGGAGCTTGTCTCCCGCCTGTCGAGTACGTGCCTCACTCTCCGCGAGTAG